The Cryptococcus deuterogattii R265 chromosome 3, complete sequence genome has a segment encoding these proteins:
- a CDS encoding ribosomal RNA large subunit methyltransferase J → MRLSAILFKSSSSSNRWLARQSRDPYVRQRAGTPSSSSQPSYRARSSFKLVSLAKSHPILSRETKSVVDLGAAPGGWSQVAAHLLGVDKKPTPKPRVWAIDILPMDPIPAVRTLQGDFLSSSVRETLQSLVGTPESGGGVDTVLSDMMAPMTGVRTRDVGLSLELCAAATMFARGVLKQASKEDEVKIIKGKKVWPGGNLVMKFFAHPDLDEFRKLELDQWFGRVVVEKPKESRSESSEAYWVCLGFKGDPVRGS, encoded by the exons ATGCGCCTTTCGGCAATCCTATTCaagtcctcttcctcttccaaccgGTGGCTTGCTCGTCAGTCGCGCGATCCTTACGTCCGTCAACGTGCCGGaaccccatcttcctcttcccaaccGTCGTACCGCGctcgctcttccttcaagCTCGTATCGCTTGCCAAATCTCATCCTATTCTGTCACGGGAAACTAAATCAGTCGTTGATCTTGGTGCCGCTCCGGGCGGGTGGTCGCAGGTGGCCGCCCATTTGTTAGGCGTTGATAAAAAGCCGACGCCCAAACCTCGAGTTTGGGCGATCGACATCTTGCCCATGGACCCTATCCCGGCTGTGCGAACCCTTCAAGGTgattttctttcttcttcagttAGAGAAACCCTTCAGTCTTTAGTAGGCACCCCAGAATCAGGAGGAGGGGTCGACACCGTCCTGAGCGATATGATGGCGCCCATGACTGGCGTAAGGACTAGAGACGTAGGGTTAAGCTTGGAGCTGTGCGCGGCCGCGACAATGTTTGCCAGGGGCGTTTTGAAGCAGGCAAgtaaagaggatgaagtcAAGATTatcaaggggaagaaagtCTGGCCGGGCGGAAATCTCGT GATGAAGTTCTTCGCCCATCCCGATCTTGATGAGTTTAGAAAACTTGAGCTAGACCAATGGTTTGGCAGAGTGGTGGTTGAAAAGCCGAAGGAGTCTCGAAGCG AATCAAGTGAAGCCTATTGGGTGTGCCTAGGATTCAAAGGCGACCCCGTTCGCGGTAGTTGA
- a CDS encoding AFG3 family protein: MSLRGISLRRLPRYNAVARPLFSRTYATPGSPKPSRNPPPPPGLESVFGGSPGKPGTTVAPKPPGVGPPSGPSLPKKPDVGLPGLEGEENRPEDQKEPDEPRKPKLSEQLSGKAGKKVTTGGGGGGGGGAGGPGGQPGGFGGMTPNQLLLLAISTYALWSMTAPDDVRTKEITWQEFRNSLLARGLVSSLEVVNRNKVRVHLHNPLSGQPQQTNSTGSGSLPSPSHGPAPYQFTIGSLEAFENLLIASQDELGIPPAERVPVSYREEISTFQTIMHFAPTLLIAGLLLWMARRGGSAMGGGGPGGGIFGVGKSRAKMFNKDEQVSVRFKDVAGMDEAKEEIMEFVKFLKEPLKYEKLGAKIPRGAILSGPPGTGKTLLAKATAGEAGVPFLSVSGSEFVEMFVGVGPSRVRDLFANAKKNAPCIIFVDEIDAIGKSRGKGGNFGGNDERESTLNQLLVEMDGFGTNEHVVVLAGTNRPDVLDPALMRPGRFDRHIAIDRPDIGGRRQIFAVHLKPITLAPDLTIERIAEKLALLTPGFSGADIANVCNEAALRAARHGGEVVTEADFDGAIERVIAGLERKSRVLGKDEKRTVAYHEAGHAVCGWFLEHADPLLKVSIIPRGVGALGYAQYLPKERFLFSTEQLLDRMSMTLGGRVAEEIFFGRITTGAQDDLQKITKMAFEVCANYGMDPTIGPISYGGRDQQGEGFQKPFSEATAEALDKAVKKMVIEAHDRTTKLLTKHKEDVEKVAKLLLVKEVITREDMRVTLGPRPFANKDEMDDLIERELDKKKQENEGQEADGPVPQLAFKPVKID, encoded by the exons ATGTCATTAAGAGGGATAAGCTTACGCCGCTTACCGCGGTACAACGCCGTTGCGCGTCCTCTCTTTTCAAGGACGTACGCCACTCCTGGCTCACCCAAGCCATCTCGGAATCCGCCACCTCCACCAGGACTTGAGTCGGTTTTCGGAGGTTCACCAGGAAAGCCGGGCACTACAGTTGCTCCTAAACCACCTGGAGTTGGCCCACCTTCTGGACCCTCTTTACCCAAGAAGCCTGACGTCGGTCTTCCAGGtttggaaggtgaagaaaacCGCCCAGAAGACCAAAAAGAACCGGATGAGCCTCGGAAGCCCAAGCTCAGTGAGCAGTTGAGCGGGAAGGCCGGTAAAAAAGTAACAACaggtggaggcggtggaggtggtggtggcgcCGGCGGACCTGGAGGGCAACCCGGTGGTTTTGGTGGCATGACACCCAACcagttgttgctgttggcTATCAGCACATATGCGTTGTGGAGCATGACCGCTCCGGATGATGTGAGGACCAAGGAGATTACATGGCAGGAGTT CCGCAACTCTTTGCTCGCCCGAGGTCTCGTTTCTTCGCTTGAAGTGGTCAACCGAAACAAGGTCCGAGTTCATTTACACAATCCTCTCTCCGGTCAGCCTCAACAGACTAATTCTACTGGGTCCGGAAGCCTTCCCTCACCATCTCATGGCCCGGCCCCTTACCAATTTACCATTGGTTCACTAGAAGCCTTTGAAAACCTTCTTATCGCTTCTCAAGACGAGCTCGGTATCCCTCCTGCCGAGCGTGTCCCTGTGTCTTACCGAGAAGAAATCTCTACGTTCCAGACCATCATGCACTTTGCACCAACTTTGTTGATCGCTGGTTTGTTACTTTGGATggccagaagaggaggatcggccatgggtggtggtggtccCGGTGGCGGTATTTTTGGTGTTGGGAAAAGTCGAGCGAAAATGTTCAACAAAGATGAGCAGGTTTCTGTGAGGTTCAAGGATGTGGCGGGTATGGATGAGGCCAAGGAG GAAATCATGGAATTCGTCAAATTCCTCAAAGAACCCCTAAAATACGAGAAGCTTGGTGCCAAAATCCCTCGAGGCGCCATTCTTTCTGGTCCTCCCGGTACCGGTAAGACCCTCCTCGCCAAGGCTACCGCCGGTGAAGCCGGTGTGCCTTTCCTTTCTGTCTCTGGTTCCGAGTTCGTCGAAATGTTTGTCGGTGTCGGTCCCTCCCGAGTGCGTGACTTGTTCGCAAACGCTAAGAAGAACGCCCCCTGTATTATCTTCGTCGATGAAATTGACGCGATCGGCAAGTCTCGTGGCAAGGGTGGCAACTTTGGTGGTAACGATGAGCGTGAATCCACTCTAAATCAGCTTTTGGTTGAAATGGACGGTTTCGGTACCAACGAGCACGTTGTCGTTTTGGCTGGTACAAACAGACCTGATGTTCTTGACCCTGCGTTAATGCGTCCTGGTCGATTCGACCGACATATTGCCATTGATCGACCTGATATTGGAGGCCGTCGACAGATCTTCGCTGTCCACCTCAAGCCGATCACTCTTGCCCCCGACCTTACCATCGAACGCATCGCCGAGAAGCTTGCTCTCCTTACTCCTGGGTTCTCTGGTGCTGATATTGCCAATGTCTGTAACGAAGCTGCTCTTCGTGCTGCTCGACACGGCGGTGAAGTCGTTACTGAAGCCGATTTTGATGGGGCCATCGAGCGTGTCATTGCTGGTCTTGAGCGAAAGTCCCGTGTGTTGGgcaaggacgagaagaggactGTCGCGTACCACGAAGCCGGTCATGCTGTCTGCGGCTGGTTCCTTGAACACGCGGATCCTTTGCTCAAGGTTTCTATCATCCCCCGCGGTGTTGGTGCCTTGGGTTACGCTCAGTATCTTCCCAAGGAGCgattccttttctccacaGAACAGCTTCTTGACAGGATGTCTATGACTCTCGGTGGACGTGTCGCTGAAGAGATTTTCTTCGGCCGTATTACTACTGGTGCACAGGACGATCTCCAAAAGATTACCAAGATGGCTTTCGAAGTCTGTGCCAACTACGGTATGGACCCTACGATTGGACCAATTTCTTATGGAGGCCGTGATCAGCAGGGGGAGGGATTCCAGAAGCCCTTCTCAGAGGCTACCGCCGAGGCTCTAGACAAGgctgtgaagaagatggtgatCGAGGCGCATGACAGGACGACTAAGCTTTTGACTAAGCAtaaggaggatgtggagaaggTTGCAAAGTTATTATTGGTGAAAGAGGTTATCACCAGGGAGGATATGAGGGTGACGTTGGGTCCTAGGCCTTT CGCGAACAAGGAcgagatggatgatttgATAGAGCGGGAGTTGgacaaaaagaagcaggagaatgaagg GCAAGAAGCGGACGGTCCTGTCCCCCAATTAGCTTTCAAGCCCGTTAAGATCGACTAG
- a CDS encoding alpha 1 has product MMIRLPLLWLTILATLVLLPLILAVKSEDFKQCSQTSFCRRLKSIATKQEAAPKGTFNSPYSLGAAVPIQGGGSWKWPLKSSLYPQINFELRVDVLKEGNGIARVRIDEVGSSTPFKRYDETAKWALLNAEPDSDPSASLKTTNGKSVITYGPSSSITLEIIHSPLKITQSRNGKPEIVFNDRSLFHMEHFRVKDVESAEEILGEGEQAVLGGDALDRSWFEESDSDAFQEKWKKWVDTKPKGPEGFALDISFPGVQHVYGLPEHASPLSLPDTVGPNAYYSDPYRLFNVDIFEYLADSAMPLYGAIPLLHAHSKTHSVGVLNLVGSETWVDVLHTSSDVKTHWISESGILDLLLLPGPSPTDLFRQYAILSGPTPLPPQWSTAYHQCRWNYNDQDDVLEVDAKFDEADMPLDVTWLDIEYAEEHRYFDWDKKHFPNPNAMLDAVASKGRKMVAIIDPHIKRTDSFRIYSDSKDLDILIKKSDGSNFEGWCWTGSSAWVDFFNPKSWEWWTKMFDFKVWKDSTNALFIWNDMNEPSVFDGPEISMPRDNIHAGGWEHRDVHNINGMLFHNQTSQALIKRESPPQRPFVLSRSFFAGSQRYGAIWTGDNLGDWEHLAGETAMLLSNNIAGMSFCGADVGGFFGNPSHELLVRWYQAGAFMPFFRAHAHIDTKRREPYLFEEPIRGYIKDALRLRYALLPVWYNAFKEASVWGLPIIRPQYAVFPGDEKGFKVDDQYYIGGEGLLFKPVVQEGAVTTEVYISDDQPYYDYFTHRLYPSSPQSTLTLHTPLSTFPLLLRGGHVIPIRPRPRRSSPLMWQDPFTLIIAVGKDGKAKGQVYLDDGVGYAYESGEFVWRVFELDGKMLRSKSHPEVIKSKETGVAVFEQGNAFAEAISHVKINSIVFLGLSSKPASIKSNGVELEFEWEEGKDAKGKKEGKASELKVKNPGVGVVEDWEIVLA; this is encoded by the exons ATGATGATCCGCTTACCACTATTGTGGCTGACCATCCTAGCCACTCTTGTACTTCTACCCCTCATTCTTGCTGTCAAGTCAGAGGACTTTAAGCAGTGTTCACAGACTTCGTTCTGTCGACGTCTCAAATCAATCGCGACAAAGCAGGAAGCTGCACCGAAGGGTACTTTCAACTCTCCTTATTCTCTGGGGGCAGCTGTTCCCATACAAGGCGGTGGCTCTTGGAAATGGCCTCTTAAGTCATCACTCTATCCTCAGATCAACTTTGAGTTGCGTGTTGATGTGCTCAAGGAAGGCAATGGGATTGCCCGAGTGAGAATTGATGAAGTAGGATCTTCTACTCCTTTCAAGAGGTACGACGAAACGGCCAAATGGGCGTTGCTCAACGCCGAACCTGACTCCGACCCTTCTGCCTCTCTCAAGACGACCAATGGTAAGAGTGTCATCACGTAtggcccttcttcttccatcacccTCGAAATCATCCATTCCCCATTGAAGATCACCCAATCGCGTAATGGTAAACCTGAGATCGTGTTCAACGACCgatctcttttccacatGGAACACTTCCGTGTCAAGGACGTGGAGTCTGCTGAAGAAATCTTGGGGGAGGGAGAGCAAGCTGTTCTTGGTGGCGATGCTCTTGACCGCAGCTGGTTCGAAGAGTCCGATTCCGATGCTTTCCaagagaagtggaagaaatgggtCGACACCAAGCCCAAAGGACCTGAGGGTTTTGCTCTCGACATTTCCTTCCCAGGTGTCCAACACGTTTACGGTCTTCCCGAACACGCTTCACCACTTTCACTTCCCGATACTGTCGGTCCTAACGCGTACTACTCTGACCCTTACCGTTTGTTCAACGTTGACATCTTCGAGTACCTCGCCGACTCTGCCATGCCTTTATACGGCGCTATCCCTTTACTCCATGCTCACTCCAAGACTCATTCCGTTGGTGTATTGAATCTTGTTGGCTCTGAAACCTGGGTCGACGTCCTTCACACTTCATCAGATGTCAAGACTCACTGGATTTCCGAGTCTGGTATTCTcgacctcctccttcttcctggtCCATCACCCACCGATCTCTTCAGGCAGTACGCCATTCTATCGGGACCTACTCCCCTTCCACCCCAGTGGTCAACGGCGTATCATCAGTGTAGATGGAACTATAATGATCAGGACGATGTACTTGAAGTGGACGCGAAGTTCGATGAGGCCGATATGCCTCTTGATGTCACATGGCTTGATATTGAGTATGCTGAGGAGCATAGGTATTTTGACTGGGACAAGAAACATTTCCCTAATCCTAATGCTATGCTCGACGCGGTGGCTTCCAAAGGGCGAAAG atggtGGCTATCATTGACCCTCATATCAAGAGGACCGACTCTTTCAGGATTTACTCTGACTCCAAGGACCTTGACATACTCATCAAGAAATCTGATGGGAGCAACTTTGAAGGATGGTGCTGGACCGGCAGCAGCGCCTGGGTAGACTTTTTCAACCCCAAGAGTTGGGAATGGTGGACTAAGATGTTTGACTTCAAGGTCTGGAAG GACTCTACCAATGCCCTTTTCATCTGGAATGACATGAACGAACCTTCTGTCTTTGATGGCCCCGAAATCAGTATGCCTAGAGACAACATTCATGCTGGTGGATGGGAGCACCGAGATGTGCATAACATTAACGGTATGCTCTTC CATAATCAAACTTCCCAAGCTCTGATCAAGCGGGAAAGCCCCCCTCAGAGGCCTTTTGTCCTTTCCCGATCTTTCTTTGCCGGTTCCCAACGTTACGGCGCCATCTG GACCGGTGATAATCTTGGTGACTGGGAGCATCTCGCTGGCGAGACAGCTATGCTCCTCTCTAACAACATTGCTGGCATGTCCTTCTGCGGCG CTGACGTCGGCGGTTTCTTTGGTAACCCCTCACACGAACTTCTTGTCCGCTGGTATCAGGCCGGCGCTTTCatgcccttcttccgagCCCATGCTCACATCGATACCAAACGCCGTGAACCGTACCTCTTCGAAGAACCCATCAGGGGCTACATCAAAGATGCTCTGAGGTTGAGATACGCCTTGCTACCTGTTTGGTACAATGCTTTCAAGGAGGCTAGTGTTTGGGGTTTGCCCATTATTAGACCGCAATATGCAGTCTTCCCcggagatgagaaaggtTTCAAGGTTGATGATCAGTATTACATTGGTGGGGAGGGGCTTTTGTTTAAGCCCGTCGTTCAGGAAGGTGCAGTGACAACTGAGGTTTACATTTCTGATGATCAG CCTTATTACGACTACTTTACCCACCGcctctatccttcttcacctcaaAGCACTTTGACACTCCACACGCCGCTTTCcactttccctctccttcttcgtgGTGGTCACGTTATCCCAATCCGTCCTCGTCCCCGTCGATCATCCCCTCTCATGTGGCAAGATCCCTTCACTCTCATCATCGCCGTAGGTAAAGATGGTAAAGCGAAGGGTCAAGTGTATCTTGACGATGGAGTTGGATATGCGTATGAGAGTGGGGAGTTTGTTTGGAGGGTGTTTGAGCTTGATGGCAAGATGCTTCGTTCAAAGTCTCATCCAGAGGTCATAAAGAGTAAGGAGACAGGGGTAGCCGTATTTGAGCAGGGAAACGCCTTTGCCGAGGCTATCTCGCACGTCAAGATCAACTCAATTGTCTTCCTTGGTCTGTCCAGCAAACCCGCTAGCATTAAGTCGAATGGAGTTGAGCTCGAATTCgaatgggaggagggaaaggatgcaaagggcaagaaggaaggtaaAGCTAGTGAACTTAAGGTGAAGAACCCTGGTGTGGGAGTTGTGGAGGACTGGGAGATTGTTCTCGCGTAA